A DNA window from Aminipila luticellarii contains the following coding sequences:
- a CDS encoding cyclase family protein — translation MGKLKLVDLSHPFGQGNPLWPSNGDFHIDRVQHMPMHYRLLQTFNDFHMHNSTHADSPSHVIPEGAYTHELPLENYYGDAVIVSIPKKKWELITVADLENAKPEIREGDIVIINTGSHKYWGENDNYFMYSPGLSIEGAKWLVEKKIKALGVDMQALDHPCYTYMIDHGPGPYVPRLIEEYTAEFGHPPIEDFPEWEPVHDILLRNNVMGIENVGGDIEMVTGKRCTISAFPLRWYKGDGSIVRMVAFIDEDDLVPGVAPREYKWGVY, via the coding sequence ATGGGAAAATTAAAATTAGTTGACTTATCACATCCTTTTGGACAGGGAAATCCGCTTTGGCCATCAAACGGAGATTTTCATATTGACCGTGTTCAGCATATGCCAATGCATTACAGGCTTTTACAGACTTTTAATGATTTTCATATGCACAACAGTACGCATGCAGATTCACCTTCACACGTTATTCCGGAAGGAGCATATACGCATGAACTTCCGCTGGAAAACTATTATGGCGATGCAGTTATCGTCAGCATTCCCAAGAAAAAGTGGGAACTGATTACGGTTGCAGATCTTGAAAACGCAAAACCGGAGATCAGAGAAGGAGATATCGTTATCATCAATACAGGAAGTCATAAGTACTGGGGTGAAAACGACAACTATTTTATGTACAGTCCGGGACTTTCAATAGAAGGAGCAAAATGGCTGGTTGAGAAAAAAATTAAAGCACTGGGTGTTGACATGCAGGCACTGGATCACCCATGCTATACCTATATGATTGATCATGGCCCGGGTCCATATGTTCCAAGGTTAATTGAAGAATATACCGCAGAATTTGGACACCCGCCAATTGAAGATTTCCCTGAATGGGAACCTGTACATGATATTCTTTTGAGGAACAATGTTATGGGCATTGAAAATGTCGGCGGAGATATTGAAATGGTTACAGGAAAAAGATGTACCATATCAGCATTCCCTTTGAGATGGTATAAAGGAGACGGATCGATTGTCAGAATGGTAGCGTTTATTGACGAAGACGATTTAGTGCCAGGTGTAGCACCGAGGGAATATAAGTGGGGAGTTTATTAA
- a CDS encoding DHH family phosphoesterase: protein MEGKSKGKAIAEKRIEKLLSAYVPLPMCIVNVQGKVTRASDKIDEVFKYDGIKGADIFALTGIKHGEFFSEGINEKALTLSRNDKVFKIQVGYIGNGDEKRAIVYFYDITNYETLKTMYNDEHICMATINVDNYDELTSSTSEEKRLALSTDIDKAVRQWAARGNAFIIRYKENMYFMVFENTYLEKIVENKFAILDDIREIETEADFPVTLSIGIGAGGKHPAQTDQYAAAALDLALGRGGDQAVVKKGSKIEYFGGKMQTVEKGNKGKSRIIAHAIKQLVDQSSKVIIMGHRNPDMDSFGSALGIFRIVANRNKDAYIVINSYFETLAEIYNQAKDTEVYNFINSEKAISMMDKDTLLIVLDTHRPSLTECRELLELTEKIVVIDHHRKAEEYIENATLYYMEPYASSTAELVTEILQYSGDKKNIAKLEVEGLLAGISMDTNRFAVKTGVRTFEAASWLRRSGADTTAVKRFFQTDAEAFKIKARCIADAEIKDNGLAYSVSHGHHPDIQVINAQAADELLSVKNVRASFVAGIDEKGTTVISARSLGAMNMQTIMEKLGGGGHLTTAGAQVSCTPEEALQKIQEIVDSLEGKPVKNKEEK, encoded by the coding sequence ATGGAAGGAAAAAGCAAAGGAAAAGCTATTGCGGAGAAAAGAATAGAAAAATTGCTTTCTGCGTATGTACCGCTTCCCATGTGCATTGTAAATGTGCAGGGAAAGGTGACCAGAGCCAGCGATAAAATTGACGAAGTATTTAAGTATGATGGCATAAAAGGTGCGGATATCTTTGCACTTACCGGAATCAAACACGGAGAATTCTTTTCGGAGGGGATCAATGAAAAGGCCTTGACCCTTTCCAGAAATGATAAGGTTTTTAAAATTCAGGTAGGCTATATAGGAAATGGCGATGAAAAACGAGCCATCGTTTATTTTTATGATATTACCAATTATGAAACGCTGAAAACTATGTACAATGATGAACATATCTGCATGGCGACTATCAACGTAGATAATTATGATGAGCTGACCTCCAGTACCTCCGAAGAAAAACGCCTGGCCCTGAGTACGGACATCGACAAGGCGGTGAGGCAGTGGGCTGCCAGAGGAAACGCTTTTATCATCAGATATAAAGAAAATATGTATTTCATGGTCTTTGAAAATACATATTTGGAAAAAATTGTTGAAAATAAATTTGCGATTTTGGACGATATTCGAGAAATTGAAACGGAAGCAGATTTTCCGGTAACCCTGAGCATTGGTATCGGAGCAGGAGGAAAACATCCGGCTCAGACCGATCAGTACGCTGCGGCGGCACTGGATCTGGCATTGGGGCGCGGCGGAGATCAGGCAGTTGTAAAAAAGGGTTCCAAGATTGAGTATTTCGGCGGAAAAATGCAGACAGTCGAAAAGGGCAACAAAGGAAAGTCAAGAATTATCGCTCATGCGATAAAACAGCTGGTAGACCAATCCTCCAAGGTAATTATTATGGGGCACCGTAATCCGGATATGGATTCCTTCGGCTCCGCCCTTGGGATTTTTAGGATTGTTGCAAACAGGAATAAAGACGCTTATATCGTAATCAATAGCTATTTCGAGACGCTTGCAGAGATTTACAATCAGGCAAAAGACACAGAGGTCTACAATTTTATAAACAGTGAGAAAGCGATTTCCATGATGGATAAGGATACGCTTCTGATTGTTCTGGATACCCACAGGCCAAGTCTGACTGAGTGCAGGGAACTGCTGGAATTGACAGAGAAGATTGTGGTGATCGACCATCACCGAAAGGCAGAAGAATATATTGAAAATGCCACCCTGTACTATATGGAGCCGTATGCGTCTTCCACAGCAGAATTGGTGACGGAGATTCTCCAGTATTCAGGGGATAAGAAAAATATTGCCAAGCTGGAGGTGGAAGGACTTCTTGCGGGAATATCCATGGACACCAATCGGTTCGCCGTGAAAACCGGAGTCCGAACCTTTGAGGCGGCCTCTTGGCTGAGACGTTCCGGTGCGGATACAACGGCTGTAAAACGATTTTTTCAGACCGATGCTGAAGCCTTTAAAATCAAGGCAAGATGTATCGCGGATGCTGAGATAAAGGACAATGGACTTGCTTACTCTGTAAGTCATGGCCATCATCCGGACATTCAGGTCATCAACGCGCAGGCGGCGGATGAGTTGCTGTCCGTTAAAAATGTTCGAGCCAGCTTTGTTGCAGGCATAGATGAAAAGGGAACCACTGTAATCAGCGCAAGGTCTCTCGGAGCAATGAATATGCAGACGATCATGGAGAAACTGGGAGGCGGCGGGCATCTGACCACAGCCGGCGCCCAAGTGAGCTGCACACCTGAAGAAGCCTTGCAAAAAATACAGGAAATCGTAGATTCTTTGGAAGGCAAACCTGTAAAAAACAAGGAGGAAAAGTAA
- a CDS encoding sugar phosphate nucleotidyltransferase, with translation MKEPVLVIMAAGMGSRYGGLKQMDPVGSAGELIIDFSLYDAYLAGFKEVICVIKKEMEEDFKELMEGRAARYLHIRYAFQDLNDLPEGYSVPTGREKPWGTCHAVLSCRDMIDGPFAVINADDYYGPGAFQSMYDFLFHTKDDSKYRYCMIGYQVENTLTENGTVARGVCQTSGEGFLNEITERTKIKWMEDGSIGFTEDEGKTWQRVPKGTPVSMNFWGFSRSIIDEMAARFPQFLDKALIENPLKGEYFLPLAVDALVKEGAATVKVLKSADKWYGVTYKEDKEQVVDALQAFKDKGLYPEKLWR, from the coding sequence ATGAAAGAGCCAGTTTTGGTGATTATGGCAGCTGGTATGGGCAGCCGGTATGGCGGATTGAAGCAAATGGACCCGGTGGGATCAGCCGGAGAATTGATTATAGATTTTTCTTTATATGACGCGTATTTAGCCGGATTTAAGGAGGTCATCTGTGTCATAAAAAAGGAAATGGAAGAAGACTTTAAAGAACTCATGGAAGGAAGAGCGGCAAGATACCTTCATATTCGTTACGCTTTTCAGGACTTGAATGACCTTCCCGAAGGGTATTCTGTTCCGACGGGCAGGGAGAAGCCCTGGGGAACCTGTCATGCAGTTTTGAGCTGCCGGGACATGATCGACGGACCTTTTGCGGTAATCAATGCAGATGATTACTATGGCCCCGGTGCGTTTCAGAGTATGTATGATTTTCTTTTTCATACGAAGGATGACAGCAAATACAGATACTGCATGATTGGGTATCAGGTGGAAAATACATTGACGGAAAATGGAACAGTTGCCAGGGGTGTCTGCCAGACATCAGGGGAAGGGTTCTTAAATGAAATCACCGAACGAACAAAAATCAAATGGATGGAGGACGGCAGTATCGGCTTTACGGAAGACGAGGGAAAGACGTGGCAAAGGGTTCCGAAGGGAACACCGGTATCCATGAATTTCTGGGGGTTCAGCAGAAGCATAATCGATGAAATGGCAGCAAGATTCCCGCAGTTTTTAGATAAAGCGTTGATAGAAAATCCATTGAAGGGTGAATATTTTCTGCCGCTGGCTGTGGATGCCCTGGTGAAGGAAGGTGCGGCAACGGTAAAGGTTCTAAAATCGGCGGATAAATGGTATGGCGTCACGTACAAAGAGGATAAAGAGCAGGTGGTAGATGCACTGCAGGCATTTAAGGACAAGGGGCTTTATCCGGAAAAGCTTTGGAGATAA
- a CDS encoding class II aldolase/adducin family protein — protein MKVEKLKPSEQLCKVMSRIYDSGLTTVSGGNLSLKDEYDNIWVTPSGGDKGRYQPEDMLKIGRDGKIQGTRKPSVETGIHRSILADRPEFKGVVHAHPSGLVAISLLRQLPETMLFPQVANEVRNVRLAAYGCPGSEELRANVAKEFKDNPTTNTAILENHGAFVASEKGLSHAFGIFKDLDFSIRVQAKAHSFWGKGPNLISKEQLERYNRALRPALGTFKQGEISEKERELRALMCDFCSRAYQRKLFTQNIGVISARLEGENFLITESDSDNAELTASEIVKVCGSTAEEGKTPSKSVLLHKRIYETNPDIHAIIMAAPENAMVFAVTDREYDLKTIPECYIVLREDIAKFPFGSTIEKQEELADYFKRKSPVAIVKNDCYICTGENLFNAFDRLEVVEFSAEAVMNANLLKGQIKSITEQQVHEIKVKFGIV, from the coding sequence ATGAAGGTAGAAAAGCTGAAACCATCCGAGCAGCTGTGTAAAGTTATGTCCAGAATTTATGATTCCGGACTTACGACGGTTTCGGGAGGAAATCTTTCATTAAAAGATGAGTATGATAATATCTGGGTCACTCCTTCCGGCGGGGATAAAGGAAGATATCAGCCGGAGGACATGTTAAAAATAGGACGGGACGGAAAAATACAGGGAACCAGAAAGCCTTCTGTGGAGACTGGGATTCATCGGTCTATTTTAGCGGATCGCCCTGAATTTAAAGGCGTGGTTCACGCTCATCCTTCCGGATTGGTAGCCATCAGCCTCTTAAGGCAGCTGCCGGAGACCATGCTATTTCCTCAGGTCGCGAATGAGGTCAGGAATGTGAGATTGGCAGCTTACGGCTGTCCGGGCAGTGAAGAGCTTCGGGCAAATGTAGCAAAGGAGTTTAAAGACAATCCGACGACCAATACGGCAATTCTTGAAAACCACGGAGCTTTTGTTGCCAGCGAAAAAGGACTGTCCCATGCCTTTGGTATTTTTAAGGATTTAGATTTCAGCATCCGGGTTCAGGCAAAGGCCCACAGCTTTTGGGGCAAAGGTCCGAATCTTATCTCAAAAGAACAGCTGGAGCGGTACAACCGGGCTTTAAGACCTGCGTTGGGGACCTTCAAACAGGGAGAAATCTCAGAGAAGGAGCGGGAGCTGAGAGCGCTTATGTGTGATTTTTGCAGCCGAGCGTATCAAAGAAAGCTGTTTACTCAGAACATCGGCGTAATATCTGCCCGTCTGGAAGGGGAGAATTTTCTGATTACAGAGAGTGACTCAGATAATGCCGAGCTGACTGCTTCGGAAATCGTCAAGGTGTGCGGATCGACAGCAGAAGAGGGCAAAACTCCGTCTAAAAGCGTGTTGCTTCATAAAAGGATATATGAGACGAACCCGGATATACATGCTATTATAATGGCTGCTCCGGAAAATGCCATGGTATTCGCCGTGACAGATCGGGAATACGATTTAAAGACCATTCCGGAATGCTATATCGTTTTGAGAGAGGACATAGCAAAATTTCCTTTCGGATCAACCATAGAAAAACAGGAGGAATTGGCCGATTATTTTAAGAGAAAGTCTCCGGTAGCTATTGTCAAAAATGACTGCTATATTTGTACCGGAGAAAATCTTTTTAATGCCTTTGATCGTCTTGAAGTGGTTGAATTCAGCGCAGAGGCCGTGATGAATGCAAACCTGCTTAAAGGACAGATAAAGAGCATTACCGAGCAGCAGGTTCATGAAATAAAGGTGAAATTTGGGATTGTGTAA
- the larC gene encoding nickel pincer cofactor biosynthesis protein LarC has product MKILYIDCSSGISGDMTLAALVDACQQKEYLIGELKKLNLPGYELIIEKKSRNCIMMTDIDVKITADEREEEERNLLEICQLIDDSDVTQNAKEISKKIFKEIAEAEARVHGKSIEQIHFHEVGAVDSIVDIVGTAVLIDYIKPDKIISSPLHDGHGSITCRHGIIPVPVPAVTAMLEGSNIPVINENVDTELVTPTGCGIIKSLVDEIGIVKEGFTVEKVGYGMGKKETGLFGAVRIIIGESL; this is encoded by the coding sequence ATGAAAATACTTTATATCGACTGTTCCTCCGGCATCAGTGGCGATATGACATTAGCGGCATTGGTGGATGCCTGTCAGCAAAAAGAATATCTGATTGGAGAACTAAAAAAACTAAACCTTCCAGGCTACGAATTAATTATAGAAAAAAAAAGCAGAAATTGCATTATGATGACAGACATTGATGTTAAAATTACAGCAGATGAAAGGGAAGAAGAAGAGAGAAACCTTCTGGAAATCTGCCAGTTAATTGATGACAGCGATGTCACACAGAATGCAAAGGAAATAAGCAAGAAGATTTTTAAAGAGATTGCGGAGGCAGAGGCCAGGGTTCATGGAAAGTCCATTGAACAAATTCATTTTCACGAAGTAGGAGCGGTAGATTCCATAGTGGATATAGTGGGTACTGCCGTATTAATTGATTATATAAAACCGGATAAAATTATTTCTTCACCATTGCATGACGGTCATGGGTCTATTACGTGCAGGCACGGGATCATACCAGTTCCTGTTCCTGCTGTGACCGCTATGCTGGAGGGCAGCAATATTCCGGTGATCAATGAAAATGTTGATACGGAATTGGTCACGCCTACCGGATGTGGAATCATTAAGAGCCTTGTTGATGAAATTGGGATCGTAAAGGAAGGTTTCACTGTCGAAAAAGTAGGATACGGTATGGGGAAAAAGGAAACTGGGCTCTTCGGGGCTGTTAGAATCATCATCGGAGAATCCCTATAG
- the rpsF gene encoding 30S ribosomal protein S6, with protein MINYEVMFIIDPTVEDARKDAVVATVQEIIAADGEVGKVDVWGMRKLAYPIQKKNEGYYVVVEFKASPDLPKELDRRLRISDAVMRHLIVNKDEK; from the coding sequence ATGATAAATTATGAAGTTATGTTCATTATCGACCCAACTGTAGAAGATGCAAGAAAGGATGCTGTTGTAGCAACCGTACAGGAAATTATTGCAGCTGACGGTGAAGTTGGTAAGGTTGACGTATGGGGCATGAGAAAGCTTGCTTATCCGATTCAGAAGAAGAATGAAGGATACTATGTTGTAGTAGAATTTAAAGCAAGTCCTGATCTGCCAAAGGAATTAGACAGAAGACTTAGAATTTCAGACGCAGTAATGAGACATCTTATCGTAAATAAGGATGAGAAATAG
- a CDS encoding single-stranded DNA-binding protein: protein MNSVVLIGRLTRDPEVRYTPSTQMAVATFSLAIDRPTGQGKEKQTDFPRITVFGKQAENCERFLTKGRLVGVQGRIQTGSYKNKEGVTVYTTDVVANNVEFLEWGDRGGDGARTGSSAPTGFQQMDEPSIPEGFSSLDDDDIPF from the coding sequence ATGAATAGTGTAGTTCTTATCGGAAGACTTACTAGAGACCCTGAAGTTAGATATACTCCTAGTACACAGATGGCTGTGGCTACTTTTTCGTTAGCAATCGACAGACCAACTGGTCAGGGAAAAGAAAAACAGACAGACTTCCCAAGGATAACCGTATTTGGAAAGCAGGCTGAGAATTGTGAGAGATTTCTTACAAAGGGCAGACTTGTGGGCGTTCAGGGAAGGATTCAAACAGGAAGCTACAAGAATAAGGAGGGTGTAACTGTTTACACCACAGATGTTGTGGCAAATAATGTGGAATTTCTGGAATGGGGAGACAGAGGCGGAGATGGAGCCAGAACGGGATCATCAGCACCTACTGGTTTCCAGCAGATGGACGAACCGTCTATTCCGGAAGGCTTTTCATCACTGGATGATGACGATATTCCATTTTAA
- the larE gene encoding ATP-dependent sacrificial sulfur transferase LarE, with the protein MKEEPMKKYEDLKKYLKGLESVAVAFSGGVDSTLLLYAAKEALGDNAMAIIGKSVFVPDSEYSEAVEFAEKHHIKYEVLNMDVLSVEGIEDNPENRCYLCKKAIFSGILEKAREMKMKTVAEGSNMDDTKDYRPGRKAIAELSVESPLYAVTLYKKEIREISKELGLPTWDKPSRACLASRFVYGEKLTEEGLKRVELAEEYLLDLGYKQLRVRTHGDLARIELEEADMDSFMKAERRQAVYEKFKELGFDYVTLDLKGYRMGSMNIGI; encoded by the coding sequence ATGAAAGAAGAACCCATGAAAAAATATGAGGATTTGAAGAAGTATTTAAAGGGATTGGAAAGCGTAGCTGTAGCCTTTTCCGGCGGTGTAGATTCCACCTTGCTTTTGTATGCCGCCAAGGAGGCACTGGGCGATAACGCCATGGCCATTATAGGCAAGTCTGTATTTGTTCCCGATTCGGAATACTCGGAGGCGGTGGAGTTTGCAGAAAAACACCATATAAAATATGAGGTCCTGAATATGGATGTTTTGTCGGTGGAGGGTATTGAAGACAATCCGGAAAATCGGTGCTACTTGTGCAAAAAAGCTATTTTTTCCGGAATATTGGAAAAAGCCAGAGAAATGAAAATGAAAACGGTAGCGGAAGGTTCTAATATGGATGATACGAAAGATTACAGACCGGGGCGAAAAGCCATAGCGGAGCTTTCCGTAGAAAGCCCCCTGTATGCAGTAACACTGTATAAAAAGGAAATTCGGGAAATTTCTAAAGAATTAGGCTTGCCAACTTGGGACAAGCCGTCACGTGCCTGTCTGGCTTCTCGCTTTGTATATGGAGAAAAGCTTACAGAAGAAGGCCTGAAACGAGTTGAGCTGGCGGAAGAATATTTGCTTGACTTAGGTTATAAACAGCTTAGGGTAAGAACTCACGGTGACTTGGCCCGCATCGAGCTGGAAGAAGCAGATATGGACAGTTTTATGAAAGCCGAGAGAAGGCAGGCTGTTTATGAAAAATTCAAGGAACTTGGATTCGATTATGTGACGCTGGATTTAAAGGGATACAGGATGGGAAGCATGAACATAGGAATATAG
- a CDS encoding ribokinase, which yields MKILNFGSLNIDWVYNVDHFVKPGETLSAISVERFCGGKGLNQSVALSKAGASVFHAGGIGSDGVFLKERLEESHVDARFVKELEVPTGNAFIQVDKTGQNCIILFGGANQEITKDYAEEVIKNFERGDILVLQNEISALNEIVDMAYERGMQIVLNPSPMNEKVLALDLEKITYFIMNEIEGEAITGNKNPEEILDSMIKQYPHSKVILTLGDKGSRYAEGAVRLACGSYEVEVVDTTSAGDTFTGYFISALAEKMEISRALERASKAAALAVSVKGASNSIPLPEQVDSCKLILKK from the coding sequence ATGAAAATATTAAATTTTGGTTCTTTAAATATCGACTGGGTTTATAACGTGGATCACTTTGTAAAACCGGGAGAAACCCTTTCCGCTATATCTGTTGAGCGATTCTGCGGCGGTAAAGGTCTGAACCAGTCGGTGGCCTTATCTAAAGCGGGAGCCTCTGTGTTCCATGCCGGCGGGATTGGAAGCGATGGAGTTTTTCTGAAAGAACGTCTTGAAGAAAGCCATGTGGATGCACGCTTTGTCAAAGAACTGGAGGTACCCACAGGAAACGCTTTTATTCAGGTAGATAAAACCGGGCAAAATTGTATCATTCTTTTTGGCGGAGCAAATCAGGAGATTACAAAGGACTATGCAGAAGAAGTGATCAAAAACTTTGAAAGAGGAGATATTCTGGTTCTCCAGAATGAAATAAGCGCCCTGAATGAAATCGTGGATATGGCTTATGAAAGAGGAATGCAGATTGTTTTAAACCCCAGTCCCATGAATGAAAAAGTTTTGGCGCTTGATTTAGAAAAGATCACCTATTTTATCATGAACGAGATCGAGGGAGAAGCTATTACAGGAAATAAAAATCCGGAAGAAATTCTGGATAGTATGATAAAGCAATATCCGCACAGCAAGGTTATTTTAACGTTGGGGGACAAAGGGTCCAGATATGCGGAAGGGGCGGTACGGCTTGCCTGTGGAAGCTATGAGGTAGAGGTCGTGGATACCACCAGTGCAGGTGATACGTTTACCGGATATTTTATTTCGGCTTTGGCAGAGAAGATGGAAATCAGCAGAGCGCTTGAAAGAGCGTCCAAAGCAGCAGCACTGGCAGTGTCCGTAAAGGGGGCATCCAATTCCATTCCCCTTCCGGAGCAAGTGGATTCCTGCAAGCTGATTTTAAAAAAATAA
- the rpsR gene encoding 30S ribosomal protein S18 has product MMDKRRGGMRRKKVCQFCADKTEAIDYKDVDKLKKYVTERGKILPKRITGTCAIHQREVTKAIKRARIVALLPYVAD; this is encoded by the coding sequence ATGATGGATAAAAGACGCGGCGGCATGAGAAGAAAAAAAGTATGCCAGTTCTGTGCAGATAAAACAGAAGCAATAGACTACAAGGACGTAGATAAGCTAAAGAAGTATGTTACCGAAAGAGGCAAGATCCTTCCAAAGAGAATCACAGGTACTTGTGCTATACATCAGAGAGAAGTGACAAAAGCTATCAAGAGGGCAAGAATCGTTGCATTACTGCCTTACGTAGCAGACTAA
- a CDS encoding 3-hydroxyacyl-CoA dehydrogenase family protein, whose amino-acid sequence MNQNKNIAVLGAGKMGLGITQLFASKGYPVKVIYVFDDKKRGNALDILKTNLSVLCENNVIKEQDISDILGRITFTEDMEEAAKSADIIFECILEDLKVKQDYFATLDKLCPENTILASNTSAISITEIAEKAVHKERIIGTHYWNPAYLIPLVEVIKTKYVSDETVKATCKLLEDAGKKPVVVKKDVPGFLANRMQHALFREALSIVENGIADPSDVDDAIKYGFGMRLGVSAPMEVMDMGGLDLTYSIHQYLFPHLEDSHEPLKYLTDKMNKGELGFKTGKGLQEWSSDKIEQTQKNLTEGLIKVAKALDRL is encoded by the coding sequence ATGAATCAGAATAAGAATATAGCTGTCTTAGGTGCAGGTAAAATGGGCCTTGGGATTACACAGCTTTTTGCCAGCAAAGGCTACCCTGTAAAAGTCATTTATGTTTTTGATGATAAAAAACGTGGAAATGCTTTAGATATTTTGAAAACAAATTTAAGTGTTTTGTGTGAAAATAATGTTATAAAGGAACAGGATATTAGTGATATACTTGGTAGAATAACGTTTACAGAAGATATGGAAGAGGCTGCCAAATCAGCTGATATTATCTTTGAGTGCATTTTGGAAGACCTTAAAGTAAAGCAGGATTACTTTGCAACATTGGATAAGCTTTGCCCTGAAAATACAATTTTAGCTTCCAATACGTCTGCCATCAGTATTACAGAGATCGCAGAGAAAGCGGTGCATAAGGAAAGAATTATAGGTACACACTACTGGAATCCCGCATATTTAATCCCTTTGGTAGAGGTAATAAAGACAAAGTATGTCTCGGATGAGACCGTAAAGGCAACCTGTAAGCTGCTTGAAGATGCCGGGAAAAAACCTGTTGTCGTTAAAAAGGACGTACCAGGGTTCCTAGCCAACAGGATGCAGCATGCACTATTCAGAGAAGCACTTTCCATAGTAGAAAATGGTATAGCAGATCCCAGCGACGTAGATGATGCCATCAAGTATGGATTTGGAATGCGCCTGGGTGTGTCAGCACCTATGGAGGTGATGGATATGGGGGGATTAGATTTAACTTATTCCATTCACCAATACCTGTTCCCGCATCTTGAAGATTCTCATGAACCATTAAAATATCTGACTGATAAGATGAACAAAGGCGAACTGGGATTTAAAACCGGTAAGGGATTGCAGGAATGGAGCTCTGACAAGATTGAACAGACCCAGAAAAATCTCACAGAAGGATTAATCAAAGTTGCGAAAGCTTTGGATCGGCTTTAA
- a CDS encoding DUF2232 domain-containing protein: MYILIIFSVLVFLPLPLMASAARKTKNGFYAVFESILGVATAMMLMFIIASVTGNPVGQAISSDLQSFCEAAAQNDQFVTMLGMENISMNERISTLTKVYTYAINALPATILVWSTIIAYFEYIIISKISSKSKYPFPELAKLKDFTMPKKALWGWILIYVMTFLVSVFGFKHSDVLQINIQVLFQFAFQIQGIAVIFYFCDLRKWPRAVAVVFCLLFFPTAIGQMLLCLIGFFDLGFGLRKIITRR; the protein is encoded by the coding sequence ATGTATATATTAATTATTTTTTCGGTATTGGTTTTTTTACCATTACCCTTGATGGCTTCTGCAGCCAGAAAAACAAAGAATGGGTTTTACGCTGTATTTGAAAGCATTTTAGGCGTGGCCACGGCAATGATGCTGATGTTTATCATCGCCTCGGTTACAGGAAATCCGGTGGGACAGGCTATCTCCTCGGATTTGCAGTCCTTTTGCGAAGCTGCGGCTCAAAACGATCAATTTGTTACCATGCTGGGGATGGAAAATATTTCTATGAACGAAAGGATCAGTACACTCACCAAGGTATACACCTATGCAATAAATGCTTTGCCGGCGACCATATTAGTCTGGTCTACTATTATTGCATATTTTGAATATATTATAATCAGCAAAATAAGCAGTAAATCAAAATACCCGTTTCCGGAATTGGCTAAGCTGAAAGACTTTACTATGCCGAAAAAAGCCTTATGGGGATGGATCCTAATTTATGTGATGACCTTCCTTGTTTCCGTTTTCGGGTTTAAGCACAGCGATGTGTTGCAAATAAACATACAGGTATTGTTCCAGTTTGCTTTTCAAATACAGGGAATCGCTGTAATATTTTATTTTTGTGACTTGAGGAAGTGGCCGAGAGCCGTTGCTGTTGTATTTTGCCTGCTTTTCTTTCCGACGGCCATCGGACAAATGCTGCTGTGCTTGATAGGATTCTTTGATTTAGGATTCGGATTGCGAAAAATAATAACCAGACGATAA
- a CDS encoding ferredoxin domain-containing protein, with protein MKCTSTDAEKRAAFAVADLMAAAARTAPKGCGVDNIEVVILDGKEKEKLSADMRRIAKETDTEFFNRDADNVDNSHCIILIGVRDNPLGLEQCGSCGFENCGYAKQAGANCAFNITDLGIAIGSAVSIAADNRIDNRVFYSAGKTAVMTEVFPKDVKVAYGIPLSTSAKSIFFDREPGCVLV; from the coding sequence ATGAAATGTACCAGTACTGATGCGGAAAAGAGAGCGGCTTTTGCGGTTGCCGATTTAATGGCTGCTGCTGCGAGAACGGCTCCAAAAGGCTGCGGCGTCGATAACATCGAAGTCGTGATCTTAGATGGAAAAGAAAAAGAAAAGCTGTCCGCTGACATGAGAAGAATCGCGAAGGAAACCGATACAGAATTTTTTAATCGGGATGCCGACAATGTGGATAACAGCCACTGCATCATTTTAATCGGTGTAAGGGATAATCCGCTGGGGCTTGAGCAGTGCGGAAGCTGCGGTTTTGAGAACTGCGGCTACGCTAAGCAGGCCGGGGCAAACTGTGCCTTTAATATTACGGATTTAGGAATTGCGATAGGTTCTGCGGTATCTATTGCCGCTGACAATCGAATCGATAACCGTGTTTTTTACTCTGCCGGAAAAACGGCCGTCATGACCGAAGTTTTTCCTAAGGATGTAAAAGTAGCTTACGGCATTCCTCTTTCTACCTCAGCAAAGAGCATTTTCTTTGATCGGGAGCCGGGCTGCGTACTGGTTTAA